The Tenebrio molitor chromosome 5, icTenMoli1.1, whole genome shotgun sequence genome has a segment encoding these proteins:
- the msn gene encoding serine/threonine-protein kinase mig-15 isoform X1: MAHQMPPSVNCSLDEIDLTTLKDPAGIFELIEVVGNGTYGQVYKGRHTKTGQLAAIKVMDVNEDEEEEIKLEINVLKKYSNHRNIATYYGAFIKKSPPGKDDQLWLVMEYCGAGSVTDLVKSTKGQSLKEEWIAYICREILRGLSYLHSNKVIHRDIKGQNVLLTDNAEVKLVDFGVSAQLDRTIGRRNTFIGTPYWMAPEVIACDENPDATYDNRSDLWSLGITALEMAESQPPLCELHPMRALFLIPRNPPPRLKSKKWNKKFHGFIETVLVKDYHDRPYTEQLLKHAFIRDQPTERQVRIQLKDHIDRCKKRKQEKERDDYRYSGSENEEEEPQIAGEPSSIVQAPGGDTLRRNFQQIQEGRTLSQVVEPPPRSGRNKDKEEIPEPGPPARPPIPQIPQRVIVVPDPAPPRRPLPPPPDNNFGRAQQIQQRNSQSQHIFKPMGPARKPEELDALAAHLNELGVQQTSQPEAPPRNNRNNKQSQSAVNNNVSTPGSTSNHTPNSGNQAVGGNILDASVDSETDSEPEDNGRARNDGTLLASDPPKPLAGLGVVPETTAGVSSPGATGSGSSSGSAPNRPLPPTPDDDESQGDKTLVLRRQSAASLVKSTTTNVEDIDEATLLKEWDFEKFFPSSQFAKSAAQANSSVAVGKQAAKDKKGPTHRRMDSDSKISNPFFRGFRRENSDFFPLSSRHSAVFGDKNVRSSGIFNNRRSSEAGLNKKTNGEPVLMDYIKRTESPKNNNPNKDYGVINSVKDNGSIGVLRVDGNFVKPRREKTESDIVLRNSDARRSVRESLEARRREVEAQFAKEVENIRKRNSRPIEISSISLSTPTNSIDGEEYLYIQNGRSSDHSRQSNVLPDLLSQASGSPGTPSARDKSQSEEYRQAMSPHVTPSPNKLSTPLNVNALALQQKQRSFLTFGFGAGSAQSRRESHVNVNVTPTSHDISSDTPEIRKYKKRFNSEILCAALWGVNLLIGTEHGLMLLDRSGQGKVYQLISRRRFQQMEVLEGQNILVTISGKKNRVRVYYLSWLKSKILRTDGVSDQVERRNGWINVGDLQGAVHFKIVKYERIKFLVIALKDSIEIYAWAPKPYHKFMAFKSFCELTYRPLLVDLTVEEGTRLKVIYGSADGFHAVDLDSASVYDIYLPKHTQGAITPHCIVTLPNSNGMQLLLCYDNEGVYVNTYGRVSKNMLLQWGEMPTSVAYIGTGQIMGWGNKAIEIRSVESGHLDGVFMHKKAQRLKFLCERNDKVFFSSAKSGSSCQIYFMTLNKPGMANW, translated from the exons GGTCGCCACACAAAAACCGGTCAATTGGCGGCCATCAAAGTCATGGACGTCAACGAGGACGAGGAGGAAGAGATCAAGTTGGAAATCAACGTGCTCAAGAAATATTCTAATCATCGCAACATCGCGACCTACTACGGAGCCTTCATTAAAAAGTCGCCACCGGGAAAGGACGATCAGCTGTGGTTGGTGATGGAGTACTGTGGCGCAG GTTCCGTCACGGATTTGGTCAAATCGACGAAAGGTCAGTCGCTGAAGGAGGAATGGATCGCGTACATTTGCAGAGAGATACTGAGAGGGCTGTCTTATCTGCATTCGAACAAAGTCATCCACAGGGATATCAAGGgacaaaatgttttattaactGACAACGCCGAAGTGAAATTAG TCGATTTCGGCGTTTCGGCTCAACTGGACCGGACGATAGGCCGCCGCAACACGTTCATAGGCACCCCATACTGGATGGCACCGGAAGTGATAGCGTGCGACGAAAATCCGGACGCCACCTACGACAATCGAAGCGATTTGTGGTCCCTGGGCATAACAGCGCTGGAGATGGCCGAATCGCAGCCGCCCCTGTGCGAGTTGCACCCGATGAGGGCGCTGTTTTTGATACCGCGAAATCCCCCGCCCAGACTGAAGAGCAAAAAGTGGAACAAGAAGTTTCACGGCTTCATCGAAACAGTATTAGTGAAGGATTATCACGATCGGCCGTACACGGAACAGCTGTTGAAACACGCGTTCATCAGGGACCAACCGACCGAGAGACAAGTGCGAATACAACTCAAGGATCATATCGATAGGTGTAAGAAGAGGAAGCAGGAGAAGGAACGCGACGACTACAG GTATTCCGGCTCGGAGAACGAGGAAGAGGAGCCTCAGATCGCGGGAGAACCCAGCAGCATCGTGCAGGCTCCGGGCGGCGACACTTTGCGTAGAAATTTTCAGCAGATCCAAGAGGGACGCACTCTCAGTCAAGTGGTCGAGCCCCCGCCCAG GAGCGGCAGGAACAAAGATAAAGAAGAAATTCCAGAGCCGGGACCGCCTGCGAGGCCGCCGATTCCACAAATTCCTCAACGGGTCATCGTAGTTCCCGACCCGGCGCCCCCACGACG ACCGCTGCCTCCACCGCCCGACAACAATTTCGGACGAGCCCAACAGATCCAGCAGAGGAATTCGCAGTCGCAACACATTTTCAAGCCGATG GGTCCTGCACGTAAGCCTGAG GAACTGGACGCTCTGGCAGCTCACCTGAACGAACTCGGCGTTCAGCAGACGTCACAGCCCGAAGCGCCCCCTAGGAACAACAGAAACAACAAGCAATCCCAGTCCGCCGTCAACAACAACGTTTCGACGCCAGGTTCCACCAGCAATCACACGCCGAATTCGGGTAATCAAGCGGTCGGCGGTAACATTTTGGACGCGTCGGTCGACAGCGAGACCGATTCGGAACCGGAAGACAACGGAAGGGCCCGAAATGACGGTACCTTATTGGCTAGTGATCCCCCCAAGCCCCT AGCTGGTTTAGGAGTTGTGCCTGAAACTACGGCGGGCGTGTCTAGTCCCGGCGCCACCGGTTCCGGGTCGAGTTCGGGGAGCGCCCCGAACAGACCTCTGCCCCCCACGCCCGACGACGACGAGTCCCAAGGTGACAAGACGTTGGTCCTGCGCAGG CAGTCTGCAGCCAGTCTAGTAAAGAGCACGACCACTAACGTGGAAGATATCGACGAAGCCACGTTATTGAAAGAATGGGACTTTGAAAAATTCTTTCCTTCCTCGCAATTCGCTAAAAGCGCGGCGCAAGCAAATTCCAGCGTCGCCGTCGGCAAACAAGCGGCGAAAGACAAAAAGGGTCCGACCCACCGGAGAATGGATAGCGATTCTAAAATCAGTAATCCCTTCTTCCGCGGCTTCCGCCGCGAAAACTCCGACTTTTTCCCGTTGAGTTCGCGTCATTCGGCCGTTTTCGGCGACAAAAACGTGCGTTCGAGTGGCATATTCAACAACAGACGCAGTTCGGAAGCCGGTCTGAACAAGAAAACGAACGGCGAACCGGTGCTGATGGACTACATCAAGCGCACCGAATCGCCAAAGAACAACAACCCCAACAAAGATTACGGCGTCATCAACAGCGTCAAAGATAACGGCAGCATAGGGGTGTTGAGGGTCGACGGTAATTTCGTGAAGCCTCGCAGAGAGAAGACCGAATCTGACATCGTTTTGAGGAATTCCGACGCCAGAAGGAGCGTCAGGGAGAGTTTAGAGGCGCGCAGGCGGGAAGTCGAAGCGCAATTCGCCAAAGAAGTGGAGAATATAAGGAAGAGAAACTCGAGGCCTATAGAAATTAGTTCTATCTCATTGTCGACCCCTACTAATTCTATTGATGGCGAAGAATATTTGTACATACAG AATGGTAGAAGTAGCGACCACTCACGTCAAAGCAACGTGTTACCCGATCTACTTAGTCAGGCCAGCGGTAGTCCCGGTACGCCTTCGGCTAGAGATAAGTCTCAGAGCGAagag TACCGTCAGGCCATGAGTCCTCACGTTACCCCATCCCCAAACAAATTATCGACACCCCTTAACGTAAACGCTCTTGCCTTGCAACAGAAACAGCGCTCGTTCCTCACGTTCGGCTTCGGTGCCGGTTCGGCGCAGAGCAGGAGGGAGTCGCACGTGAACGTGAACGTGACTCCCACATCACATGACATCTCTTCGGACACCCCCGAGATTAGGAAGTACAAGAAGCGGTTCAACAGCGAGATTCTATGCGCGGCTCTGTGGG GTGTTAATCTTTTGATCGGTACCGAACACGGGCTGATGTTGTTGGACAGGAGCGGTCAAGGGAAGGTGTACCAGTTGATATCGAGAAGACGTTTCCAACAGATGGAGGTGTTAGAAGGACAGAATATCCTCGTCACGATTTCCGGCAAGAAAAATCGTGTGCGCGTCTACTATCTCAGTTGGTTGAAGAGCAAGATTCTCAGAACGGATGGCGTCAGCGAT CAAGTGGAGAGGAGGAACGGTTGGATCAACGTTGGAGACCTCCAAGGTGCTGTCCATTTCAAGATAGTCAAGTACGAAAGGATCAAATTTCTGGTGATAGCGTTGAAAGACAGTATTGAAATTTACGCGTGGGCACCCAAACCCTACCACAAGTTCATGGCTTTTAAGTCGTTCTGCGAACTGACTTACAGGCCCCTTTTGGTTGACTTGACGGTAGAGGAGGGCACGAGACTTAAAGTGATATACGGCAGTGCTGACGGGTTTCACGCTGTCGATCTGGATTCGGCCAGTGTCTACGATATATACTTACCTAAGCAC ACGCAAGGCGCCATAACTCCTCACTGTATAGTCACTTTACCTAACAGTAATGGGATGCAGCTGCTGCTTTGTTACGATAATGAAGGAGTGTATGTCAACACGTACGGGCGAGTGTCTAAAAACATGTTGCTACAG tggGGCGAGATGCCCACGTCGGTGGCGTACATCGGAACAGGCCAGATAATGGGTTGGGGCAATAAGGCGATCGAGATCCGTTCAGTCGAGTCGGGCCATCTGGACGGCGTGTTCATGCACAAGAAGGCTCAACGTTTGAAGTTTTTGTGCGAACGTAACGACAAAGTATTCTTTTCGAGCGCCAAAAGCGGTTCCAGTTGCCAGATCTATTTCATGACCTTGAACAAGCCCGGCATGGCCAACTGGTAG
- the msn gene encoding serine/threonine-protein kinase mig-15 isoform X4: MAHQMPPSVNCSLDEIDLTTLKDPAGIFELIEVVGNGTYGQVYKGRHTKTGQLAAIKVMDVNEDEEEEIKLEINVLKKYSNHRNIATYYGAFIKKSPPGKDDQLWLVMEYCGAGSVTDLVKSTKGQSLKEEWIAYICREILRGLSYLHSNKVIHRDIKGQNVLLTDNAEVKLVDFGVSAQLDRTIGRRNTFIGTPYWMAPEVIACDENPDATYDNRSDLWSLGITALEMAESQPPLCELHPMRALFLIPRNPPPRLKSKKWNKKFHGFIETVLVKDYHDRPYTEQLLKHAFIRDQPTERQVRIQLKDHIDRCKKRKQEKERDDYRYSGSENEEEEPQIAGEPSSIVQAPGGDTLRRNFQQIQEGRTLSQVVEPPPRSGRNKDKEEIPEPGPPARPPIPQIPQRVIVVPDPAPPRRPLPPPPDNNFGRAQQIQQRNSQSQHIFKPMGPARKPEELDALAAHLNELGVQQTSQPEAPPRNNRNNKQSQSAVNNNVSTPGSTSNHTPNSGNQAVGGNILDASVDSETDSEPEDNGRARNDGTLLASDPPKPLAGLGVVPETTAGVSSPGATGSGSSSGSAPNRPLPPTPDDDESQGDKTLVLRRQSAASLVKSTTTNVEDIDEATLLKEWDFEKFFPSSQFAKSAAQANSSVAVGKQAAKDKKGPTHRRMDSDSKISNPFFRGFRRENSDFFPLSSRHSAVFGDKNVRSSGIFNNRRSSEAGLNKKTNGEPVLMDYIKRTESPKNNNPNKDYGVINSVKDNGSIGVLRVDGNFVKPRREKTESDIVLRNSDARRSVRESLEARRREVEAQFAKEVENIRKRNSRPIEISSISLSTPTNSIDGEEYLYIQNGRSSDHSRQSNVLPDLLSQASGSPGTPSARDKSQSEEKQRSFLTFGFGAGSAQSRRESHVNVNVTPTSHDISSDTPEIRKYKKRFNSEILCAALWGVNLLIGTEHGLMLLDRSGQGKVYQLISRRRFQQMEVLEGQNILVTISGKKNRVRVYYLSWLKSKILRTDGVSDQVERRNGWINVGDLQGAVHFKIVKYERIKFLVIALKDSIEIYAWAPKPYHKFMAFKSFCELTYRPLLVDLTVEEGTRLKVIYGSADGFHAVDLDSASVYDIYLPKHTQGAITPHCIVTLPNSNGMQLLLCYDNEGVYVNTYGRVSKNMLLQWGEMPTSVAYIGTGQIMGWGNKAIEIRSVESGHLDGVFMHKKAQRLKFLCERNDKVFFSSAKSGSSCQIYFMTLNKPGMANW, from the exons GGTCGCCACACAAAAACCGGTCAATTGGCGGCCATCAAAGTCATGGACGTCAACGAGGACGAGGAGGAAGAGATCAAGTTGGAAATCAACGTGCTCAAGAAATATTCTAATCATCGCAACATCGCGACCTACTACGGAGCCTTCATTAAAAAGTCGCCACCGGGAAAGGACGATCAGCTGTGGTTGGTGATGGAGTACTGTGGCGCAG GTTCCGTCACGGATTTGGTCAAATCGACGAAAGGTCAGTCGCTGAAGGAGGAATGGATCGCGTACATTTGCAGAGAGATACTGAGAGGGCTGTCTTATCTGCATTCGAACAAAGTCATCCACAGGGATATCAAGGgacaaaatgttttattaactGACAACGCCGAAGTGAAATTAG TCGATTTCGGCGTTTCGGCTCAACTGGACCGGACGATAGGCCGCCGCAACACGTTCATAGGCACCCCATACTGGATGGCACCGGAAGTGATAGCGTGCGACGAAAATCCGGACGCCACCTACGACAATCGAAGCGATTTGTGGTCCCTGGGCATAACAGCGCTGGAGATGGCCGAATCGCAGCCGCCCCTGTGCGAGTTGCACCCGATGAGGGCGCTGTTTTTGATACCGCGAAATCCCCCGCCCAGACTGAAGAGCAAAAAGTGGAACAAGAAGTTTCACGGCTTCATCGAAACAGTATTAGTGAAGGATTATCACGATCGGCCGTACACGGAACAGCTGTTGAAACACGCGTTCATCAGGGACCAACCGACCGAGAGACAAGTGCGAATACAACTCAAGGATCATATCGATAGGTGTAAGAAGAGGAAGCAGGAGAAGGAACGCGACGACTACAG GTATTCCGGCTCGGAGAACGAGGAAGAGGAGCCTCAGATCGCGGGAGAACCCAGCAGCATCGTGCAGGCTCCGGGCGGCGACACTTTGCGTAGAAATTTTCAGCAGATCCAAGAGGGACGCACTCTCAGTCAAGTGGTCGAGCCCCCGCCCAG GAGCGGCAGGAACAAAGATAAAGAAGAAATTCCAGAGCCGGGACCGCCTGCGAGGCCGCCGATTCCACAAATTCCTCAACGGGTCATCGTAGTTCCCGACCCGGCGCCCCCACGACG ACCGCTGCCTCCACCGCCCGACAACAATTTCGGACGAGCCCAACAGATCCAGCAGAGGAATTCGCAGTCGCAACACATTTTCAAGCCGATG GGTCCTGCACGTAAGCCTGAG GAACTGGACGCTCTGGCAGCTCACCTGAACGAACTCGGCGTTCAGCAGACGTCACAGCCCGAAGCGCCCCCTAGGAACAACAGAAACAACAAGCAATCCCAGTCCGCCGTCAACAACAACGTTTCGACGCCAGGTTCCACCAGCAATCACACGCCGAATTCGGGTAATCAAGCGGTCGGCGGTAACATTTTGGACGCGTCGGTCGACAGCGAGACCGATTCGGAACCGGAAGACAACGGAAGGGCCCGAAATGACGGTACCTTATTGGCTAGTGATCCCCCCAAGCCCCT AGCTGGTTTAGGAGTTGTGCCTGAAACTACGGCGGGCGTGTCTAGTCCCGGCGCCACCGGTTCCGGGTCGAGTTCGGGGAGCGCCCCGAACAGACCTCTGCCCCCCACGCCCGACGACGACGAGTCCCAAGGTGACAAGACGTTGGTCCTGCGCAGG CAGTCTGCAGCCAGTCTAGTAAAGAGCACGACCACTAACGTGGAAGATATCGACGAAGCCACGTTATTGAAAGAATGGGACTTTGAAAAATTCTTTCCTTCCTCGCAATTCGCTAAAAGCGCGGCGCAAGCAAATTCCAGCGTCGCCGTCGGCAAACAAGCGGCGAAAGACAAAAAGGGTCCGACCCACCGGAGAATGGATAGCGATTCTAAAATCAGTAATCCCTTCTTCCGCGGCTTCCGCCGCGAAAACTCCGACTTTTTCCCGTTGAGTTCGCGTCATTCGGCCGTTTTCGGCGACAAAAACGTGCGTTCGAGTGGCATATTCAACAACAGACGCAGTTCGGAAGCCGGTCTGAACAAGAAAACGAACGGCGAACCGGTGCTGATGGACTACATCAAGCGCACCGAATCGCCAAAGAACAACAACCCCAACAAAGATTACGGCGTCATCAACAGCGTCAAAGATAACGGCAGCATAGGGGTGTTGAGGGTCGACGGTAATTTCGTGAAGCCTCGCAGAGAGAAGACCGAATCTGACATCGTTTTGAGGAATTCCGACGCCAGAAGGAGCGTCAGGGAGAGTTTAGAGGCGCGCAGGCGGGAAGTCGAAGCGCAATTCGCCAAAGAAGTGGAGAATATAAGGAAGAGAAACTCGAGGCCTATAGAAATTAGTTCTATCTCATTGTCGACCCCTACTAATTCTATTGATGGCGAAGAATATTTGTACATACAG AATGGTAGAAGTAGCGACCACTCACGTCAAAGCAACGTGTTACCCGATCTACTTAGTCAGGCCAGCGGTAGTCCCGGTACGCCTTCGGCTAGAGATAAGTCTCAGAGCGAagag AAACAGCGCTCGTTCCTCACGTTCGGCTTCGGTGCCGGTTCGGCGCAGAGCAGGAGGGAGTCGCACGTGAACGTGAACGTGACTCCCACATCACATGACATCTCTTCGGACACCCCCGAGATTAGGAAGTACAAGAAGCGGTTCAACAGCGAGATTCTATGCGCGGCTCTGTGGG GTGTTAATCTTTTGATCGGTACCGAACACGGGCTGATGTTGTTGGACAGGAGCGGTCAAGGGAAGGTGTACCAGTTGATATCGAGAAGACGTTTCCAACAGATGGAGGTGTTAGAAGGACAGAATATCCTCGTCACGATTTCCGGCAAGAAAAATCGTGTGCGCGTCTACTATCTCAGTTGGTTGAAGAGCAAGATTCTCAGAACGGATGGCGTCAGCGAT CAAGTGGAGAGGAGGAACGGTTGGATCAACGTTGGAGACCTCCAAGGTGCTGTCCATTTCAAGATAGTCAAGTACGAAAGGATCAAATTTCTGGTGATAGCGTTGAAAGACAGTATTGAAATTTACGCGTGGGCACCCAAACCCTACCACAAGTTCATGGCTTTTAAGTCGTTCTGCGAACTGACTTACAGGCCCCTTTTGGTTGACTTGACGGTAGAGGAGGGCACGAGACTTAAAGTGATATACGGCAGTGCTGACGGGTTTCACGCTGTCGATCTGGATTCGGCCAGTGTCTACGATATATACTTACCTAAGCAC ACGCAAGGCGCCATAACTCCTCACTGTATAGTCACTTTACCTAACAGTAATGGGATGCAGCTGCTGCTTTGTTACGATAATGAAGGAGTGTATGTCAACACGTACGGGCGAGTGTCTAAAAACATGTTGCTACAG tggGGCGAGATGCCCACGTCGGTGGCGTACATCGGAACAGGCCAGATAATGGGTTGGGGCAATAAGGCGATCGAGATCCGTTCAGTCGAGTCGGGCCATCTGGACGGCGTGTTCATGCACAAGAAGGCTCAACGTTTGAAGTTTTTGTGCGAACGTAACGACAAAGTATTCTTTTCGAGCGCCAAAAGCGGTTCCAGTTGCCAGATCTATTTCATGACCTTGAACAAGCCCGGCATGGCCAACTGGTAG
- the msn gene encoding serine/threonine-protein kinase mig-15 isoform X5 encodes MAHQMPPSVNCSLDEIDLTTLKDPAGIFELIEVVGNGTYGQVYKGRHTKTGQLAAIKVMDVNEDEEEEIKLEINVLKKYSNHRNIATYYGAFIKKSPPGKDDQLWLVMEYCGAGSVTDLVKSTKGQSLKEEWIAYICREILRGLSYLHSNKVIHRDIKGQNVLLTDNAEVKLVDFGVSAQLDRTIGRRNTFIGTPYWMAPEVIACDENPDATYDNRSDLWSLGITALEMAESQPPLCELHPMRALFLIPRNPPPRLKSKKWNKKFHGFIETVLVKDYHDRPYTEQLLKHAFIRDQPTERQVRIQLKDHIDRCKKRKQEKERDDYRYSGSENEEEEPQIAGEPSSIVQAPGGDTLRRNFQQIQEGRTLSQVVEPPPRSGRNKDKEEIPEPGPPARPPIPQIPQRVIVVPDPAPPRRPLPPPPDNNFGRAQQIQQRNSQSQHIFKPMGPARKPEELDALAAHLNELGVQQTSQPEAPPRNNRNNKQSQSAVNNNVSTPGSTSNHTPNSGNQAVGGNILDASVDSETDSEPEDNGRARNDGTLLASDPPKPLAGLGVVPETTAGVSSPGATGSGSSSGSAPNRPLPPTPDDDESQGDKTLVLRRQSAASLVKSTTTNVEDIDEATLLKEWDFEKFFPSSQFAKSAAQANSSVAVGKQAAKDKKGPTHRRMDSDSKISNPFFRGFRRENSDFFPLSSRHSAVFGDKNVRSSGIFNNRRSSEAGLNKKTNGEPVLMDYIKRTESPKNNNPNKDYGVINSVKDNGSIGVLRVDGNFVKPRREKTESDIVLRNSDARRSVRESLEARRREVEAQFAKEVENIRKRNSRPIEISSISLSTPTNSIDGEEYLYIQYRQAMSPHVTPSPNKLSTPLNVNALALQQKQRSFLTFGFGAGSAQSRRESHVNVNVTPTSHDISSDTPEIRKYKKRFNSEILCAALWGVNLLIGTEHGLMLLDRSGQGKVYQLISRRRFQQMEVLEGQNILVTISGKKNRVRVYYLSWLKSKILRTDGVSDQVERRNGWINVGDLQGAVHFKIVKYERIKFLVIALKDSIEIYAWAPKPYHKFMAFKSFCELTYRPLLVDLTVEEGTRLKVIYGSADGFHAVDLDSASVYDIYLPKHTQGAITPHCIVTLPNSNGMQLLLCYDNEGVYVNTYGRVSKNMLLQWGEMPTSVAYIGTGQIMGWGNKAIEIRSVESGHLDGVFMHKKAQRLKFLCERNDKVFFSSAKSGSSCQIYFMTLNKPGMANW; translated from the exons GGTCGCCACACAAAAACCGGTCAATTGGCGGCCATCAAAGTCATGGACGTCAACGAGGACGAGGAGGAAGAGATCAAGTTGGAAATCAACGTGCTCAAGAAATATTCTAATCATCGCAACATCGCGACCTACTACGGAGCCTTCATTAAAAAGTCGCCACCGGGAAAGGACGATCAGCTGTGGTTGGTGATGGAGTACTGTGGCGCAG GTTCCGTCACGGATTTGGTCAAATCGACGAAAGGTCAGTCGCTGAAGGAGGAATGGATCGCGTACATTTGCAGAGAGATACTGAGAGGGCTGTCTTATCTGCATTCGAACAAAGTCATCCACAGGGATATCAAGGgacaaaatgttttattaactGACAACGCCGAAGTGAAATTAG TCGATTTCGGCGTTTCGGCTCAACTGGACCGGACGATAGGCCGCCGCAACACGTTCATAGGCACCCCATACTGGATGGCACCGGAAGTGATAGCGTGCGACGAAAATCCGGACGCCACCTACGACAATCGAAGCGATTTGTGGTCCCTGGGCATAACAGCGCTGGAGATGGCCGAATCGCAGCCGCCCCTGTGCGAGTTGCACCCGATGAGGGCGCTGTTTTTGATACCGCGAAATCCCCCGCCCAGACTGAAGAGCAAAAAGTGGAACAAGAAGTTTCACGGCTTCATCGAAACAGTATTAGTGAAGGATTATCACGATCGGCCGTACACGGAACAGCTGTTGAAACACGCGTTCATCAGGGACCAACCGACCGAGAGACAAGTGCGAATACAACTCAAGGATCATATCGATAGGTGTAAGAAGAGGAAGCAGGAGAAGGAACGCGACGACTACAG GTATTCCGGCTCGGAGAACGAGGAAGAGGAGCCTCAGATCGCGGGAGAACCCAGCAGCATCGTGCAGGCTCCGGGCGGCGACACTTTGCGTAGAAATTTTCAGCAGATCCAAGAGGGACGCACTCTCAGTCAAGTGGTCGAGCCCCCGCCCAG GAGCGGCAGGAACAAAGATAAAGAAGAAATTCCAGAGCCGGGACCGCCTGCGAGGCCGCCGATTCCACAAATTCCTCAACGGGTCATCGTAGTTCCCGACCCGGCGCCCCCACGACG ACCGCTGCCTCCACCGCCCGACAACAATTTCGGACGAGCCCAACAGATCCAGCAGAGGAATTCGCAGTCGCAACACATTTTCAAGCCGATG GGTCCTGCACGTAAGCCTGAG GAACTGGACGCTCTGGCAGCTCACCTGAACGAACTCGGCGTTCAGCAGACGTCACAGCCCGAAGCGCCCCCTAGGAACAACAGAAACAACAAGCAATCCCAGTCCGCCGTCAACAACAACGTTTCGACGCCAGGTTCCACCAGCAATCACACGCCGAATTCGGGTAATCAAGCGGTCGGCGGTAACATTTTGGACGCGTCGGTCGACAGCGAGACCGATTCGGAACCGGAAGACAACGGAAGGGCCCGAAATGACGGTACCTTATTGGCTAGTGATCCCCCCAAGCCCCT AGCTGGTTTAGGAGTTGTGCCTGAAACTACGGCGGGCGTGTCTAGTCCCGGCGCCACCGGTTCCGGGTCGAGTTCGGGGAGCGCCCCGAACAGACCTCTGCCCCCCACGCCCGACGACGACGAGTCCCAAGGTGACAAGACGTTGGTCCTGCGCAGG CAGTCTGCAGCCAGTCTAGTAAAGAGCACGACCACTAACGTGGAAGATATCGACGAAGCCACGTTATTGAAAGAATGGGACTTTGAAAAATTCTTTCCTTCCTCGCAATTCGCTAAAAGCGCGGCGCAAGCAAATTCCAGCGTCGCCGTCGGCAAACAAGCGGCGAAAGACAAAAAGGGTCCGACCCACCGGAGAATGGATAGCGATTCTAAAATCAGTAATCCCTTCTTCCGCGGCTTCCGCCGCGAAAACTCCGACTTTTTCCCGTTGAGTTCGCGTCATTCGGCCGTTTTCGGCGACAAAAACGTGCGTTCGAGTGGCATATTCAACAACAGACGCAGTTCGGAAGCCGGTCTGAACAAGAAAACGAACGGCGAACCGGTGCTGATGGACTACATCAAGCGCACCGAATCGCCAAAGAACAACAACCCCAACAAAGATTACGGCGTCATCAACAGCGTCAAAGATAACGGCAGCATAGGGGTGTTGAGGGTCGACGGTAATTTCGTGAAGCCTCGCAGAGAGAAGACCGAATCTGACATCGTTTTGAGGAATTCCGACGCCAGAAGGAGCGTCAGGGAGAGTTTAGAGGCGCGCAGGCGGGAAGTCGAAGCGCAATTCGCCAAAGAAGTGGAGAATATAAGGAAGAGAAACTCGAGGCCTATAGAAATTAGTTCTATCTCATTGTCGACCCCTACTAATTCTATTGATGGCGAAGAATATTTGTACATACAG TACCGTCAGGCCATGAGTCCTCACGTTACCCCATCCCCAAACAAATTATCGACACCCCTTAACGTAAACGCTCTTGCCTTGCAACAGAAACAGCGCTCGTTCCTCACGTTCGGCTTCGGTGCCGGTTCGGCGCAGAGCAGGAGGGAGTCGCACGTGAACGTGAACGTGACTCCCACATCACATGACATCTCTTCGGACACCCCCGAGATTAGGAAGTACAAGAAGCGGTTCAACAGCGAGATTCTATGCGCGGCTCTGTGGG GTGTTAATCTTTTGATCGGTACCGAACACGGGCTGATGTTGTTGGACAGGAGCGGTCAAGGGAAGGTGTACCAGTTGATATCGAGAAGACGTTTCCAACAGATGGAGGTGTTAGAAGGACAGAATATCCTCGTCACGATTTCCGGCAAGAAAAATCGTGTGCGCGTCTACTATCTCAGTTGGTTGAAGAGCAAGATTCTCAGAACGGATGGCGTCAGCGAT CAAGTGGAGAGGAGGAACGGTTGGATCAACGTTGGAGACCTCCAAGGTGCTGTCCATTTCAAGATAGTCAAGTACGAAAGGATCAAATTTCTGGTGATAGCGTTGAAAGACAGTATTGAAATTTACGCGTGGGCACCCAAACCCTACCACAAGTTCATGGCTTTTAAGTCGTTCTGCGAACTGACTTACAGGCCCCTTTTGGTTGACTTGACGGTAGAGGAGGGCACGAGACTTAAAGTGATATACGGCAGTGCTGACGGGTTTCACGCTGTCGATCTGGATTCGGCCAGTGTCTACGATATATACTTACCTAAGCAC ACGCAAGGCGCCATAACTCCTCACTGTATAGTCACTTTACCTAACAGTAATGGGATGCAGCTGCTGCTTTGTTACGATAATGAAGGAGTGTATGTCAACACGTACGGGCGAGTGTCTAAAAACATGTTGCTACAG tggGGCGAGATGCCCACGTCGGTGGCGTACATCGGAACAGGCCAGATAATGGGTTGGGGCAATAAGGCGATCGAGATCCGTTCAGTCGAGTCGGGCCATCTGGACGGCGTGTTCATGCACAAGAAGGCTCAACGTTTGAAGTTTTTGTGCGAACGTAACGACAAAGTATTCTTTTCGAGCGCCAAAAGCGGTTCCAGTTGCCAGATCTATTTCATGACCTTGAACAAGCCCGGCATGGCCAACTGGTAG